One window of Mucilaginibacter inviolabilis genomic DNA carries:
- the trxA gene encoding thioredoxin, producing MALEITDANFDELVLKSDKPVLIDFWAEWCGPCRMVGPVVEDIAKEYAGQAVVGKVDVDNNPGISMKYGIRNIPALLFFKNGEIVDKQIGAVPKSVLTDKLAKQLA from the coding sequence ATGGCTTTAGAAATAACTGATGCGAACTTTGACGAACTTGTGCTGAAATCAGACAAACCCGTACTTATTGACTTTTGGGCAGAATGGTGTGGTCCTTGTAGAATGGTAGGTCCGGTTGTTGAAGACATTGCAAAAGAGTACGCAGGTCAAGCCGTTGTTGGTAAAGTTGATGTTGACAACAACCCTGGTATATCAATGAAATACGGAATCCGTAATATCCCTGCTTTATTATTCTTTAAAAACGGCGAAATTGTGGACAAACAAATTGGTGCTGTTCCAAAATCAGTTTTAACTGATAAATTGGCTAAGCAACTGGCATAA